Part of the Myxococcota bacterium genome is shown below.
GCTCGCGCGCGCGCTGCAGGGTCTGGCCGGCTTCACGCTCGACCCCAACGGACGCCGCCGGCTCGAGGCCTGTCAGTCACCGGTGTGGGACACCGCGCTCGCGGTCGTGGGCCTGAACGACGCGGGCGTGGCCCAGGACCAGCCCAACCTGGTGCGCGCGGTCGACTGGCTCTTGCAGGAAGAGATCCGCGTGCCGGGTGACTGGGCCGTGCGCCGGCCGAAGCTCGAGCCCGGCGGCTGGGCCTTCGAGTTCGCCAACGACAACTACCCCGACATCGACGACACGGCCGAAGTCGTGCTCGCGCTGCGCGGCGCCGCGGGTCAGGGCCGCTCCGACGTGAACGCCGCGATCAAGCGCGGTGTGACCTGGACGCTGGGCATGCAGTCGAAGAACGACGCCTGGGCCGCCTTCGACGTCGACAACACGAGCGCGCTGTGCGCGGAGCTCCCGTTCTGCGACTTCGGCGAAGTCACGGACCCGCCCAGCGCCGACGTGACCGCGCACGTGCTCGAGATGCTGGCCGTCGAGGGCATGGCCGACTTCGAGGCCGCGCGCCGCGGGCGTGACTGGCTGTTGCGCGCCCAGGAGCCCGACGGCTCGTGGTTCGGCCGCTGGGGCGCGAACTACGTGTACGGCACGGGTGCCGCGGTGCCGGCGCTGGTGGCCGCGGGCGTGCCCGCGAGCGACGCGTCGGTGCGGCGCGCGGTGGTCTGGCTCGAGCAGCACCAGAATCCCGACGGCGGCTGGGGCGAGGACCTGCGCTCGTACGTGGACCGCGCCTGGGCGGGCAAGGGCACCTCGACCGCGTCGCAGACCGCGTGGGCGCTGCTCGCCTTGCTCGCCGCAGGCGAGCGCGGGCCGGCGGTGGAACGCGGCGTGCGCTTCCTCGTGACCACGCAGCGCGCGGACGGCGACTGGAACGAGCCCGAGTTCACGGGCACCGGCTTCCCCGGCGACTTCTACATCCGCTACCACATGTACCGG
Proteins encoded:
- the shc gene encoding squalene--hopene cyclase — protein: MSDPLRKPDPIADARRALERACGHLFATQDPAGYWKGELETNVTMDAEDLLLREFLGIRSEDETKHAALWIRSQQRADGSWATFKGGPAELSTTVEAYVALRLAGDPLEASHMRRAAELIRSMGGLEGTRVFTRFWMALFGLWSWDDLPALPPEVALLPPWFPLNVYDFSCWARQTIVPLTIVAAHRPTRRLAFSIDELRVGPKPVERESLRTWAGRFQLLDRVLHFYERHPFRPLRKIALRVGAEWILRRQEADGGWGGIQPPWVYSILALHLLGYPLDHPALARALQGLAGFTLDPNGRRRLEACQSPVWDTALAVVGLNDAGVAQDQPNLVRAVDWLLQEEIRVPGDWAVRRPKLEPGGWAFEFANDNYPDIDDTAEVVLALRGAAGQGRSDVNAAIKRGVTWTLGMQSKNDAWAAFDVDNTSALCAELPFCDFGEVTDPPSADVTAHVLEMLAVEGMADFEAARRGRDWLLRAQEPDGSWFGRWGANYVYGTGAAVPALVAAGVPASDASVRRAVVWLEQHQNPDGGWGEDLRSYVDRAWAGKGTSTASQTAWALLALLAAGERGPAVERGVRFLVTTQRADGDWNEPEFTGTGFPGDFYIRYHMYR